A part of Candidatus Electrothrix aestuarii genomic DNA contains:
- the recN gene encoding DNA repair protein RecN: MLQELRVNNLALINRLDLDFSETGTGLIAFTGETGAGKSIILQAVHLLTGGRASASWVRNDCDQAVIEAQFGIKGQEEILTLLQEHGLENEEDCILRRIVSSKGRSRIFINDRLATTKLVNALAESLVNIASQHDQQLLLKSNSHINFLDSYGELWEQREQYRQVYSRWQKLARQLRELQTQEQDKEQRREFLNFQLKEIRETAPLPGEDEQLIKERDLLKSSTTLAELVGKSHYQLQDQIIPLLTEIRKNMEHATAYDPALKELSQQSSSLFFEVEDLEGNLRNYLGAIPRDQGRMEQISSRLAQLRQLQRKYGTTLEEVLEFAEQVAKELNSLDNLDEKIAALEKELHTIGEELQYKAEALSQERLQVAEQLTAAMQAELGSLSFRQALFEVSVSTGDFANATTLSATGGDTVSFLFSANPGEPPKPLTEVVSGGELSRLMLAMKCLLARRDKVDTVIFDEIDAGIGGEAAEAVARKIDELAGHHQVFCITHLPQIAAYADAHFLVEKQVDTNRTFTTIRELSYDERVHELARMLGGDNPSEQTLIFAKELVEGRADKTKR; this comes from the coding sequence ATGCTTCAAGAATTACGTGTCAATAATCTGGCCCTGATCAACAGGCTGGATCTGGATTTCTCCGAAACCGGCACCGGTCTGATCGCCTTTACTGGTGAAACCGGGGCGGGCAAGTCCATTATTCTTCAGGCCGTGCATCTGCTCACTGGCGGGCGGGCCTCAGCCTCCTGGGTGCGTAACGATTGTGACCAGGCCGTGATTGAGGCCCAGTTTGGCATCAAAGGGCAGGAGGAAATCCTGACGCTCCTGCAAGAACATGGACTGGAGAACGAAGAAGACTGCATCCTCCGCCGGATCGTGAGCAGCAAGGGACGAAGCAGGATTTTTATTAATGATAGGCTGGCAACGACCAAACTGGTCAATGCCTTGGCAGAAAGCCTGGTTAATATCGCCAGCCAGCACGACCAACAGCTCCTACTCAAAAGCAATAGCCATATCAATTTCCTCGATAGCTACGGTGAGCTTTGGGAGCAGCGTGAGCAATACCGACAGGTCTACAGTCGTTGGCAGAAGCTGGCCCGCCAACTGCGGGAACTCCAGACCCAGGAACAGGATAAGGAGCAGCGCCGGGAGTTCCTCAACTTTCAGCTCAAGGAGATCCGCGAAACAGCTCCTTTGCCAGGAGAGGATGAGCAGCTCATTAAAGAACGCGACCTGCTCAAATCATCCACCACCCTGGCAGAGCTGGTCGGTAAAAGCCATTATCAACTCCAAGACCAGATAATACCCCTGCTCACGGAAATCCGGAAAAATATGGAGCATGCAACGGCCTATGATCCGGCCCTCAAAGAACTCTCTCAGCAGAGCAGCTCTCTTTTTTTTGAGGTAGAGGATCTGGAGGGGAATCTCCGTAATTATCTGGGGGCGATCCCCAGAGACCAGGGAAGAATGGAGCAGATATCCTCCCGACTTGCCCAGCTTCGTCAGTTACAGCGAAAATACGGCACCACCCTGGAAGAGGTCTTGGAATTTGCCGAGCAAGTAGCAAAAGAACTCAACTCTCTCGATAATCTGGATGAAAAAATTGCCGCCCTGGAAAAAGAGCTGCATACCATCGGGGAAGAACTCCAGTACAAAGCGGAAGCACTTTCTCAGGAGCGTTTGCAGGTTGCAGAGCAATTAACTGCAGCCATGCAGGCGGAACTCGGCTCCTTGAGTTTCCGTCAGGCCCTGTTTGAGGTTTCGGTAAGCACTGGCGACTTCGCCAATGCAACCACTCTCTCCGCAACGGGAGGGGACACCGTGTCCTTTCTCTTTTCCGCCAATCCTGGTGAGCCCCCCAAACCCCTGACCGAGGTAGTTTCCGGCGGCGAGCTTTCCCGGCTCATGCTGGCCATGAAATGCCTGCTTGCCCGACGGGACAAGGTAGATACGGTCATCTTTGATGAAATTGATGCGGGCATCGGTGGCGAGGCTGCCGAGGCCGTGGCCCGTAAGATTGACGAGTTGGCCGGACATCATCAGGTCTTCTGTATTACCCACCTCCCCCAGATCGCCGCCTATGCAGATGCTCATTTCCTGGTAGAAAAGCAGGTTGACACCAACCGAACCTTTACCACGATTCGAGAGCTTTCCTACGATGAACGGGTCCATGAATTGGCGAGAATGCTGGGCGGTGATAATCCCAGCGAGCAAACCCTGATCTTTGCCAAAGAGCTGGTAGAAGGTCGAGCAGATAAAACAAAGCGTTAA
- a CDS encoding C1 family peptidase, which translates to MKKLNRRTTIFALVLAFCFTCLTGPGFAKSQKPKSYPLGDIPLPKEIYKKHLKLSAMDMAGELPASYDARKDGIVTSAKNQGSCGSCWAFASVGAMESHLLRAYNVGPEDLSEQQQVSCNTAMWGCSGGSANAIRFWEGDGPSDEDYFPYTASDTTTCINEEGAQLNYRVTGWHTVAEADFKNSLYTYGPSYWRYTVHGDFYTYWNYGQPGEVYINTAADVKGGHAVLLIGWDDSKQAYLCKNSWGEFGGPNGDGTFWIAYSGHANDLGFGMANFSLTSLACSSDAECDDGVYCNGQETCNVSTGACEAGTAITCGSDGSFCNGEEVCNEATQSCGSTGDPCGLGTVCDEAADFCASLCGNGVCDAGENCSSCPSDCIGGTAGGTCGGCFKGKCDDICQSNKEDYSCSDCWSSYCCGDGTCEGEENSTNCAIDCPVPVCGDGVCDAEEDNSTCPADCPVAAQEICDNGLDDDSDGAIDCADSDCFASAACQCGGKNAACQSGSECCSNVCRNGKCAP; encoded by the coding sequence ATGAAGAAACTGAACAGAAGAACAACAATATTTGCTCTTGTCTTAGCCTTCTGCTTTACCTGCCTGACCGGTCCAGGTTTTGCTAAATCACAGAAGCCGAAAAGCTACCCCCTCGGTGACATTCCGTTACCTAAAGAAATTTATAAAAAACATCTTAAACTCTCGGCAATGGATATGGCCGGGGAATTACCTGCTTCCTATGATGCCCGTAAGGACGGCATTGTCACCTCAGCCAAAAATCAAGGCTCATGCGGTTCCTGCTGGGCCTTTGCCAGTGTCGGGGCTATGGAGTCGCATCTGCTCAGGGCATACAATGTCGGGCCGGAAGATCTCTCCGAGCAACAGCAGGTTTCCTGCAACACAGCCATGTGGGGCTGCTCCGGTGGGAGTGCCAATGCTATCCGTTTCTGGGAAGGAGACGGGCCCAGTGATGAAGACTATTTTCCGTATACTGCTTCCGATACAACGACCTGCATCAATGAAGAGGGCGCCCAGCTCAACTATCGGGTAACAGGTTGGCATACTGTGGCTGAAGCTGACTTTAAAAATTCTCTGTACACCTACGGCCCCAGTTACTGGCGTTATACTGTGCATGGAGACTTCTATACCTACTGGAATTATGGTCAGCCTGGTGAGGTTTATATTAATACCGCTGCCGACGTTAAAGGCGGTCATGCTGTGCTGCTGATCGGTTGGGATGATAGCAAGCAGGCATACCTTTGCAAAAACAGCTGGGGCGAGTTCGGCGGCCCCAACGGAGACGGAACCTTCTGGATCGCTTATTCCGGTCATGCCAACGACCTTGGATTCGGCATGGCAAACTTCAGCCTGACCTCCCTGGCTTGCTCTTCGGATGCTGAATGCGATGACGGTGTATATTGTAACGGGCAGGAAACCTGTAACGTAAGCACCGGTGCCTGTGAGGCAGGAACAGCTATTACCTGCGGCAGCGACGGAAGTTTTTGCAACGGAGAAGAAGTCTGCAACGAGGCAACACAGAGTTGCGGTAGCACGGGTGATCCCTGTGGATTGGGTACTGTCTGTGACGAGGCCGCTGATTTCTGTGCATCACTCTGCGGTAACGGTGTCTGTGATGCTGGTGAAAACTGCTCCTCCTGCCCAAGCGACTGCATCGGCGGAACAGCTGGCGGTACCTGTGGCGGTTGTTTCAAAGGAAAATGCGATGATATCTGTCAATCGAACAAAGAAGATTATTCCTGCTCGGACTGCTGGTCCAGCTACTGTTGCGGAGATGGAACCTGCGAGGGCGAGGAAAACAGCACAAACTGTGCTATAGACTGTCCTGTGCCTGTTTGCGGCGACGGCGTTTGTGATGCAGAAGAAGATAACAGCACTTGTCCGGCAGATTGTCCGGTGGCTGCGCAGGAGATTTGTGATAACGGCCTGGATGATGATTCCGACGGTGCCATAGACTGTGCAGACAGTGATTGTTTTGCTTCAGCGGCCTGCCAATGCGGCGGAAAAAATGCTGCGTGTCAGTCTGGCAGTGAATGCTGCTCCAATGTTTGTCGCAACGGCAAGTGC
- a CDS encoding transposase, whose product MFTIPQELRKIIFSDRMLIKIMMDCASKAAVEVLQSKGVDAVPGILLVVHTFGRDLKFNPHVHMLMTEGGLTSSNQWVDIPFLPYGLLRKKWQYYLLTEIKASLPQTKENVRFIDYLFKSQRNGFYVNGKSKMTSARHAARYIGRYMARPALAEHKITNYDGEEVTFWYIDHKTEVKVTEAIPAKEFIQRLIDHIPLKGFKMVRHYGLYSRRTKTIAIEILMDCKRFIQKTFEFMKSDSRSLSWRERLVQSFGKDPLTCPNCKEKMFLWRIWHPDYGDIFDLSRDGPFVESKSKQECNKRNSSGRQVKWIPQLLPF is encoded by the coding sequence GTGTTTACCATTCCACAAGAACTCCGAAAGATAATTTTTAGTGATCGTATGCTGATCAAGATTATGATGGATTGTGCTTCAAAAGCGGCTGTGGAAGTACTTCAAAGTAAAGGAGTTGATGCTGTTCCGGGAATTCTATTAGTTGTCCATACGTTTGGAAGAGATCTTAAGTTTAATCCGCATGTCCATATGTTAATGACAGAAGGAGGATTAACATCTTCCAATCAGTGGGTTGATATTCCATTTTTGCCATATGGTCTGCTTAGAAAAAAATGGCAATATTATTTGCTGACTGAAATAAAGGCTAGCTTGCCGCAAACAAAAGAAAATGTAAGATTCATAGATTACCTGTTTAAAAGCCAACGTAATGGTTTTTATGTAAATGGTAAAAGCAAGATGACATCAGCAAGACATGCAGCTCGATATATTGGTCGCTATATGGCTCGTCCAGCATTGGCAGAGCACAAGATAACGAATTACGATGGTGAGGAAGTAACATTTTGGTATATTGATCATAAAACAGAAGTTAAAGTTACCGAAGCGATTCCAGCCAAAGAGTTCATACAACGATTAATTGACCATATCCCGCTAAAGGGATTCAAGATGGTCCGCCATTATGGGTTATATTCTCGACGTACAAAAACAATCGCGATAGAGATTTTGATGGACTGTAAACGTTTTATCCAGAAGACTTTTGAATTCATGAAAAGTGATTCAAGGTCATTGAGCTGGAGAGAGCGTCTAGTACAGAGTTTCGGGAAAGATCCGTTAACATGTCCAAACTGTAAAGAAAAAATGTTTTTATGGCGGATTTGGCATCCTGACTATGGAGATATCTTTGATCTGAGCAGAGACGGACCTTTTGTGGAAAGCAAGAGTAAACAAGAATGCAACAAGAGAAACTCTTCGGGTCGGCAGGTTAAGTGGATACCGCAATTGCTTCCGTTTTAA
- a CDS encoding thiamine biosynthesis protein, protein MQETTALGLFSGGLDSILACRVIAEQGIRVRALKFVTPFFDHDLLARETAYQQEVKEKYGLEVELVDLSAGYIELLRNPSHGFGKNFNPCIDCKIMMLRKAKELLKEYGASFLITGEVLGQRPMSQRRDTLNLIERDAECRDILLRPLSAQLMTPTLPEREGLVDRDRLYTFSGRGRKPQIALARKLGITDFPAPAGGCVLTDPNLASRIRRFYEGLFRIGKEEITSTDIQLLLLGRQFRLPGGHWLVLGRNEQENDRLEELCEAEDWLLYMPERPGPAALLRRGSALITDPEERESILATVTGLIIRFGRKIEGAFPPGEVLFQEGDRQVMLQGEMLADEVFQEWIV, encoded by the coding sequence ATGCAAGAAACTACCGCTCTGGGTCTCTTTTCCGGTGGCCTGGACTCCATCCTTGCCTGTCGGGTCATTGCCGAGCAGGGTATCCGGGTCCGGGCCTTAAAATTCGTCACACCTTTTTTTGATCATGATCTGCTGGCCAGAGAAACTGCCTATCAGCAGGAGGTAAAAGAAAAATACGGTTTGGAGGTGGAGCTGGTTGATCTCAGTGCTGGCTATATAGAGCTATTGCGTAATCCCAGTCATGGATTCGGCAAGAACTTCAATCCCTGCATTGATTGCAAGATCATGATGCTCCGCAAGGCCAAGGAACTCCTCAAGGAGTACGGAGCTTCTTTTCTCATCACTGGCGAGGTCCTGGGGCAACGCCCCATGTCGCAACGGAGGGATACCCTGAACCTGATTGAGCGGGATGCCGAGTGCCGCGATATCCTCCTTCGCCCCCTCTCTGCCCAGCTCATGACGCCTACTTTACCGGAGCGAGAAGGCCTGGTGGATCGCGATCGCCTGTATACTTTTTCCGGGCGGGGCCGCAAACCCCAGATAGCCCTGGCCCGCAAGCTGGGAATAACGGATTTCCCTGCCCCGGCAGGAGGTTGTGTATTAACCGACCCCAATCTTGCTTCTAGAATTCGCCGTTTTTATGAAGGTCTCTTCCGTATCGGCAAGGAGGAGATCACCAGCACAGACATCCAGCTCCTGCTCTTAGGGCGCCAGTTTCGCCTACCTGGAGGGCATTGGCTGGTCTTGGGTCGGAATGAGCAGGAAAATGATCGTTTGGAAGAACTTTGTGAAGCAGAGGACTGGTTACTCTATATGCCGGAGCGTCCTGGGCCAGCAGCCCTGCTCCGCCGGGGATCAGCTCTCATTACTGATCCTGAAGAGCGGGAGAGCATTCTTGCTACGGTGACAGGATTAATAATCCGATTTGGTCGCAAGATAGAAGGCGCCTTCCCTCCAGGAGAGGTCCTTTTTCAGGAAGGAGACAGGCAAGTAATGCTGCAAGGAGAGATGCTTGCCGACGAAGTTTTTCAAGAGTGGATTGTATAG